Proteins from a genomic interval of Verrucomicrobium sp.:
- the argC gene encoding N-acetyl-gamma-glutamyl-phosphate reductase, whose protein sequence is MDTAIIGASGYAGEEAVRLLARHPRLRLAALTSRQFAGQRAGDVVGGLTRSRDLLFEDLSPEAVAGRAEIFFLALPHGVSASYAVPLRRAGKTVVDLSADFRLRDAAVYKEFYGQDHPAPELLGQAVYALPELHAEACAKADFFAAPGCYPTALLLALAPAVQAGLLDLDTLAASAISGVTGAGKKVELPYLFGEIDENLRPYGVTGHRHLSEIEQELGLLAGRSVALTFTPHLAPLRRGIAATVSARLAKPLSQAGAQSLYEAFYAGKPFVRVLPGGALPEVRRVAGTNFAEVAVRVDARTGRLLLFSAIDNLVKGTAGQGIQALNLRLGFPEEEGLL, encoded by the coding sequence ATGGACACAGCCATCATCGGCGCCTCCGGTTACGCCGGGGAAGAGGCCGTCCGTCTCCTGGCCCGCCATCCGCGGCTCCGTCTCGCCGCCCTCACGTCCCGGCAATTCGCCGGGCAACGGGCGGGGGACGTGGTCGGCGGCCTCACCCGCTCCCGCGACCTCCTCTTCGAGGACCTTTCCCCCGAGGCGGTCGCCGGGCGCGCCGAGATTTTCTTCCTGGCCCTGCCTCACGGCGTCTCCGCCTCCTACGCCGTGCCCCTGCGCCGCGCGGGGAAGACGGTCGTCGACCTTTCCGCCGACTTCCGCCTGCGGGACGCCGCCGTTTACAAGGAGTTCTACGGCCAGGACCATCCCGCGCCGGAGCTGCTCGGCCAGGCCGTCTACGCCCTGCCGGAGCTGCACGCGGAGGCGTGCGCCAAGGCCGATTTCTTCGCCGCGCCCGGCTGCTACCCCACCGCGCTCCTCCTGGCCCTGGCCCCGGCGGTGCAGGCCGGGCTCCTCGACCTCGACACCCTGGCCGCCAGCGCGATCAGCGGCGTCACCGGGGCGGGAAAGAAAGTCGAGCTGCCCTACCTCTTCGGGGAGATCGACGAGAACCTCCGCCCCTACGGCGTCACCGGCCACCGGCACCTGAGCGAGATCGAGCAGGAACTCGGCCTCCTGGCGGGCCGCTCCGTCGCGCTCACCTTCACCCCCCACCTGGCCCCGCTGCGGCGCGGCATCGCGGCGACCGTCTCCGCGCGGCTGGCCAAGCCGCTTTCCCAGGCCGGCGCCCAGTCCCTCTACGAGGCCTTCTACGCGGGCAAGCCCTTCGTCCGCGTGTTGCCGGGCGGCGCGCTGCCGGAAGTGCGCCGCGTGGCGGGGACCAACTTCGCCGAGGTCGCCGTGCGCGTTGACGCGCGGACCGGCCGCCTCCTCCTCTTCTCCGCCATCGACAACCTGGTGAAGGGAACCGCGGGCCAGGGCATCCAGGCCCTCAACCTGCGGCTCGGCTTCCCGGAGGAAGAGGGATTGCTTTAG
- the argJ gene encoding bifunctional glutamate N-acetyltransferase/amino-acid acetyltransferase ArgJ — translation MVSPIVSIPGGGVTSAAGFRAAGVAAGIKKGRNRDVALVVSDEPAEAAALFTTNQVKAAPVKVSMAHARSGKIRAIVANAGCANACTGIAGLRDAKETTEAVAAALGCKAREILVCSTGRIGVPLPMPALRRGVKAAAAKLDASPRTALKAAEAIMTTDTFAKHCAVRVEIDGHPVTIGGMAKGAGMIHPDMATMLCFLTTDARIERQALRRCLEDCAGQSFNRISVDGDTSTNDTVILLANGRARNAKLTRHHPQYSLFRQALRHVMRELARLIVEDGEGTSKVVEIIVKGAASAHDAQRAAVAVGTSTLVKCSWCGEDPNWGRIMDALGYSGAKVREEMVEIFYDGVQAAVNGQRSRVSPARLKKVVSRPRFAITIHLHLGPGEHTFLTTDLTEEYVTLNKGE, via the coding sequence ATGGTTTCTCCGATCGTTTCCATCCCCGGCGGCGGCGTCACCTCGGCCGCCGGATTCCGCGCGGCGGGCGTCGCCGCAGGCATCAAGAAGGGCCGCAACCGGGACGTCGCCCTCGTCGTCTCCGACGAGCCGGCGGAGGCCGCCGCCCTCTTCACCACCAACCAGGTGAAAGCCGCGCCGGTGAAAGTCTCCATGGCCCACGCCCGCTCCGGGAAGATCCGCGCCATCGTCGCCAACGCGGGCTGCGCCAACGCCTGCACCGGCATCGCCGGCCTGCGGGACGCCAAGGAGACCACGGAAGCCGTGGCCGCCGCCCTGGGCTGCAAGGCGCGGGAAATCCTGGTCTGCTCCACCGGCCGCATCGGCGTGCCGCTGCCCATGCCCGCCCTGCGGCGCGGCGTGAAGGCCGCCGCCGCCAAGCTGGACGCCTCCCCCCGCACCGCGCTGAAGGCGGCGGAGGCGATCATGACCACCGACACCTTTGCCAAGCACTGCGCCGTCCGCGTCGAGATCGACGGCCACCCCGTCACCATCGGCGGCATGGCCAAGGGCGCCGGGATGATCCATCCCGACATGGCGACGATGCTCTGCTTCCTCACCACCGACGCGCGGATCGAGCGGCAGGCCCTCCGCCGCTGCCTGGAGGACTGCGCCGGGCAGTCGTTCAACCGCATCTCCGTCGACGGCGACACCTCCACCAACGACACCGTCATCCTCCTGGCCAACGGCCGGGCCCGCAACGCCAAGCTGACGCGCCACCACCCGCAGTATTCCCTCTTTCGCCAGGCCCTGCGCCACGTCATGCGGGAACTCGCCCGCCTCATCGTCGAGGACGGGGAGGGGACCAGCAAGGTCGTCGAGATCATCGTCAAGGGGGCGGCCAGCGCGCACGACGCGCAGCGCGCCGCCGTCGCCGTGGGCACCTCCACCCTGGTGAAGTGCTCCTGGTGCGGCGAGGACCCCAACTGGGGCCGCATCATGGACGCCCTGGGCTACTCCGGCGCCAAGGTGCGGGAGGAAATGGTCGAGATCTTCTACGACGGCGTCCAGGCCGCCGTGAACGGCCAGCGCAGCCGCGTCTCCCCGGCGCGGCTCAAGAAGGTCGTCTCCCGGCCCCGCTTCGCCATCACCATCCATCTCCACCTCGGTCCCGGGGAGCACACCTTCCTCACCACCGACCTGACCGAGGAATACGTCACCCTGAACAAGGGCGAGTAG
- the argB gene encoding acetylglutamate kinase, with protein sequence MNPADRVSAFQEALPYLQRFRGSTFVIKYGGSAMEDEARVDAVLRDVVLLEAVGINPVLVHGGGKAITRALQQEGVGSHFIDGLRVTGADAIAAIDRTLAREIGPGIARRIQALGGKAEALSGKEVLRARKLAYRKDGKAVDLGFVGDVTRVVAPPLRRRVAAEVVPVISPLAVGRKGGIYNINADTAACEVAVALRAEKLIYLTDVNGVLRDAADPASTIPALDPAAVARLKAEGVIAGGMIPKVDGAVGALERGVGKVHFLNGGTPHALLLEIFTDAGIGTEFHL encoded by the coding sequence ATGAACCCCGCCGACCGGGTCTCGGCCTTCCAGGAGGCGCTCCCCTACCTTCAGCGTTTCCGCGGCTCCACCTTCGTCATCAAATACGGCGGCTCCGCCATGGAGGACGAGGCGCGCGTCGACGCCGTCCTGCGGGACGTCGTCCTCCTGGAGGCGGTCGGCATCAATCCCGTCCTGGTCCACGGCGGCGGCAAGGCGATCACCCGCGCCCTCCAGCAGGAGGGGGTCGGCTCCCATTTCATCGACGGCCTGCGCGTCACCGGCGCGGACGCCATCGCCGCGATCGACCGCACCCTGGCGCGGGAGATCGGCCCGGGCATCGCCCGCCGCATCCAGGCCCTGGGCGGCAAGGCGGAAGCCCTCTCCGGCAAGGAAGTGCTCCGCGCCAGGAAGCTCGCCTACCGGAAGGACGGCAAGGCGGTCGACCTCGGCTTCGTCGGCGACGTGACGCGCGTCGTCGCCCCGCCGCTGCGCCGCCGCGTGGCGGCGGAGGTCGTCCCCGTCATCTCCCCCCTGGCCGTGGGCCGGAAGGGGGGGATCTACAATATCAACGCCGACACGGCGGCGTGCGAGGTCGCCGTGGCCCTCCGCGCGGAAAAGCTGATCTACCTGACCGACGTCAACGGCGTCCTGCGCGACGCCGCCGACCCGGCATCCACGATTCCCGCCCTCGACCCCGCCGCCGTCGCCCGGCTAAAGGCGGAGGGCGTCATCGCCGGCGGGATGATCCCCAAGGTCGACGGCGCGGTCGGCGCACTGGAGCGCGGCGTCGGCAAGGTCCACTTCCTCAACGGCGGGACGCCCCATGCCCTCCTCCTCGAAATCTTCACCGACGCCGGCATCGGCACCGAATTCCACCTATGA
- the rpsI gene encoding 30S ribosomal protein S9, translated as MASASPIQTTGRRKTAMATIKLTPGTGLIQINGRELNDYFTTTTSRIEAVKPLNLVEGVAKKFDIVVKAAGGGINGQAGALALAIARALVEFNAEYRPVLKKAGALSRDSRMKERKKSGQPGARKRFQFSKR; from the coding sequence ATGGCCTCCGCCTCCCCTATCCAGACCACGGGCCGTCGCAAGACCGCCATGGCCACCATCAAGCTCACCCCCGGCACGGGCCTCATCCAGATCAACGGCCGCGAGCTGAACGACTACTTTACCACCACCACCTCCCGCATCGAGGCGGTGAAGCCCCTCAATCTGGTTGAAGGCGTCGCCAAGAAGTTCGACATCGTGGTCAAGGCTGCCGGCGGCGGCATCAACGGCCAGGCCGGAGCCCTCGCCCTGGCGATCGCCCGCGCCCTCGTCGAGTTCAACGCCGAGTACCGCCCCGTCCTGAAGAAGGCCGGCGCCCTCAGCCGCGACTCCCGCATGAAGGAGCGCAAGAAGTCCGGCCAGCCCGGCGCGCGCAAGCGGTTCCAGTTCTCCAAGCGCTAA